A window of Rubricoccus marinus contains these coding sequences:
- a CDS encoding rolling circle replication-associated protein, with protein sequence MTLTLDPKAVEDTAFRPFKEALVRSVWVPFAKNLAQRCRRAGERLQYVVAVERGEEKHPHIHGVISCPLPNPEDAIVRGWYRSGGGAAHQAEPVYGGATGLAAWLSYSLKEHFYPGDPCHHLMTSHGLGYNSRAAVAERRKHAPVFSGREIITDLDGNEVKPTKPAADRCARAAPPIPARLSLERRTKSHTNWKEGQHYAVRTSFDTRGRPCRDVVHRLSLSSTRGTAVSKGVSAREGREQAAALNAATPDGAAT encoded by the coding sequence GTGACGCTCACGCTCGATCCGAAGGCGGTCGAGGACACGGCGTTCCGCCCGTTCAAGGAGGCCTTGGTGAGGTCTGTGTGGGTGCCGTTCGCCAAGAACCTAGCCCAGCGTTGCCGCCGCGCCGGCGAGCGTCTGCAATACGTCGTCGCGGTCGAGCGCGGGGAGGAGAAGCACCCCCACATCCACGGCGTCATCTCTTGCCCGCTGCCCAACCCGGAGGACGCCATCGTACGAGGCTGGTACCGTTCCGGTGGCGGGGCGGCCCACCAAGCCGAACCGGTTTACGGAGGCGCCACAGGCCTGGCGGCGTGGCTCTCGTACTCGCTGAAGGAGCACTTCTACCCCGGCGACCCCTGTCACCACCTCATGACCTCGCACGGGCTCGGATACAACTCCCGAGCCGCCGTAGCCGAGCGCCGCAAGCACGCCCCGGTGTTCAGCGGCCGCGAGATCATCACGGACCTTGACGGCAACGAGGTGAAGCCCACGAAGCCTGCGGCCGACCGGTGCGCGCGTGCGGCCCCGCCCATCCCCGCCCGGCTCTCCCTTGAGCGCCGGACCAAGTCGCACACGAACTGGAAGGAGGGACAGCACTACGCCGTCCGCACCTCGTTCGACACGCGCGGCCGACCCTGCCGCGATGTCGTGCACCGCCTGTCGTTGTCATCGACGAGGGGTACGGCCGTGAGCAAGGGAGTCTCCGCCCGCGAAGGCCGCGAGCAAGCGGCCGCGCTCAACGCAGCCACCCCGGACGGGGCGGCAACATGA
- a CDS encoding DUF6166 domain-containing protein — translation MSKNTKIDGQHAIVNTASVSSTTDPRVPQPDLHARRMAREAEAWLAFARERGRMAEHTLVRKALGATAFSVRHDARSLAVPSKLVGTAQHQRRLWRLVSDGVEPWAELDLDAHGPLVASLGGEPLGEVQAKHAAWARPLVTFGLRVLVARVTGHETEGYRLGCNVVLAGVGEALARLRDALGTGGDGAASGVTASGVTASGVTASGDGHPGAVALHAPLRLVVPRPGTSHPGSPAPTPAASDPATPDPLDTVLVRAVDGSVRATCHHVRRHADALDWGRLGAGPADLALSVLTRVCGARVAEAHYGAFADAVVAAIPRAGGVVRAADVRAWVAARDVPPAA, via the coding sequence ATGAGCAAGAACACCAAGATCGACGGCCAGCACGCCATCGTCAACACCGCCAGCGTGTCGTCTACGACGGACCCCCGCGTCCCCCAGCCCGACCTCCACGCGCGCCGGATGGCCCGCGAGGCCGAGGCGTGGCTCGCCTTCGCCCGCGAGCGCGGCCGCATGGCCGAGCACACCCTCGTCCGCAAGGCGCTGGGTGCGACGGCGTTCAGCGTCCGCCACGACGCGCGCAGCCTCGCCGTGCCGTCGAAGCTCGTCGGCACGGCGCAGCACCAGCGCCGCCTCTGGCGCCTCGTCTCCGACGGCGTCGAACCGTGGGCGGAGCTGGACCTCGACGCTCACGGACCGCTCGTGGCGTCGCTCGGCGGCGAGCCGCTCGGCGAGGTCCAGGCCAAGCACGCCGCCTGGGCGCGCCCGCTCGTCACGTTCGGGCTCCGCGTGCTCGTCGCGCGCGTGACCGGGCACGAGACCGAGGGGTACCGCCTGGGCTGCAACGTCGTGCTCGCGGGCGTCGGCGAGGCGCTCGCCCGGCTGCGCGACGCGCTCGGCACAGGCGGCGACGGAGCCGCTTCGGGCGTGACGGCCTCGGGCGTGACGGCCTCGGGCGTGACGGCCTCGGGCGACGGGCACCCGGGCGCCGTCGCCCTCCACGCCCCGCTTCGCCTCGTGGTGCCCAGGCCCGGCACGTCGCACCCAGGCTCGCCGGCTCCTACCCCGGCGGCTTCTGACCCGGCGACTCCCGACCCGCTCGACACCGTGCTCGTCCGCGCCGTCGACGGCAGCGTGCGCGCGACGTGCCACCACGTCCGCCGCCACGCCGACGCGCTCGACTGGGGCCGCCTGGGCGCGGGCCCGGCCGACCTCGCGCTCTCCGTGCTCACGCGCGTCTGTGGCGCCCGCGTCGCCGAGGCGCACTACGGCGCCTTCGCAGACGCCGTCGTCGCCGCCATCCCGCGCGCGGGCGGCGTCGTCCGAGCCGCCGACGTGCGGGCGTGGGTCGCCGCGCGCGACGTGCCGCCCGCGGCCTGA
- a CDS encoding Ig-like domain-containing protein codes for MRIPFHLAALSLLAALLVPTTSAQTFSPEATSFAVEAEAQGLAAPQARALADAVEAAVDKMADQNEDQILRASNGGAGDFFGFSVSLSGGRALVGALGEDGPTGGTRSSGAAYVFDFDGTSWAETAILRASNAEVDDQFGRSVSLSGDRALVGAPGEDGPTGGTRSSGAAYVFDFDGTSWAETAILRASNGGAGDFFGFSVSLSGGRALVGALGEDGPTGGTRSSGAAYVFDFDGTSWAETAVLRANDAEVDDQFGSSVSLSGDRALVGAPGERGASNGTSGSVAAYVFELSGGAWAETAVLRANDAEVGDIFRVAVSLSGDRALVSAYLLDFPENYENASGAAYVFELSGGAWAETAVLRANDAGAGDFFGSSVSLSGGRALVGAPGEAGPKDGMTFSGAAYDFEVSEPLTAVSDAVTIAEDSTAVIPVLDNDTGNGLTIMSASGASHGTLTVLSSASAPDSIRYVPDPDFFGTDQFVYVVTSGGEQATALVDVTITPVNDAPVAVTDEVTTSEDVTVSVDVLANDTDPDGDDLSITGIPEQPDNGVAGIQNGLLVYTPNANYLGEDLVLYTVSDGIEDTFGRVMITVNGLNDAPVAVDDVAVTDEDEAVTITVLVNDSDPDTGTELAIVNVSDPSNGSVTLNDDGTITYTPEADFNGTDRFDYTIDDGGGPVGSPQSVVKRARSIATVTVTVRPVNDAPLAEADVVSTVEDEALEIAVLANDTDADGDDLTVTALGDPASGSVSTDGTSVTYTPEADFNGTDEFTYVVADAAGVTAQATVTVTIRAVNDAPVFTSEPVATVREGALYRYDIVATDVDGDDVSFSATDLPSWLTLTGNGDNTASLTGTPTDSEVGSYEIVLTAQDATDATSQEFSLSVTDEENAPVANADTAETPEDTAVTVDVLANDTDADNDALEISGVSEAPQNGTAELADGGVRYTPAADFVGTDVFRYTVTDGRFTSAARVTVTVGGRNDAPIAVDDAVSTAEDVAVVVQVLANDSDPDDGSALAVTSVSQAAHGTTTVDDDGAVTYTPEDDFNGTDEFTYTVDDGQGPVGSPTGLRKATSQATVRVTVTPVNDAPVANDDVASTGEDNPVSIEVLANDTDPDGDALRVNAAGGASFGDVAISGGMVVTYTPDDGFTGQDSFLYTVFDGNGGTSQARVSVTVSDLSPVARDDAATTVEDTAVSIDVLANDESRVGEPLSVASVSGASNGTVSVESAGTVLYTPEADFSGEDTFTYATSDTGGSASGTVTVTVTSVNDAPLASVVTAPSGTLMLSGDQGTPVPLAWSAATDPDGDAVDYRWELASTASFATRLLTVTSSTTSAETTYGALADALATIGIGAGQSIEVFQRVVSSDGTLETAGTASALTIERGVMTAGEDSAPLAFGLSAGAPNPTRGALTVLVDLPSASAIHVEVFDLLGRQMHEMEAQLAAGRDVALAIDLSALQPGIYAYRVTASLPTGEEVRAGRVTLVR; via the coding sequence ATGCGCATCCCTTTCCATCTCGCTGCGCTCTCACTTCTTGCAGCGCTTCTAGTACCCACCACCTCCGCTCAGACGTTCTCGCCAGAGGCCACATCGTTCGCTGTTGAGGCTGAGGCGCAGGGCCTCGCGGCGCCCCAAGCTCGCGCTCTCGCCGACGCCGTGGAGGCGGCCGTGGACAAGATGGCCGACCAGAACGAAGACCAGATCTTACGCGCGAGCAACGGCGGTGCGGGCGACTTCTTCGGTTTCTCCGTGTCGCTCTCGGGCGGCCGCGCCCTCGTCGGCGCGCTTGGGGAGGACGGCCCGACGGGCGGCACGAGATCCTCTGGGGCGGCGTACGTCTTCGACTTCGACGGCACGTCGTGGGCCGAGACCGCCATCCTACGCGCGAGCAACGCCGAGGTGGACGACCAGTTCGGGCGTTCCGTGTCGCTCTCGGGCGACCGCGCCCTCGTCGGCGCGCCTGGGGAGGACGGCCCGACGGGCGGCACGAGATCCTCTGGGGCGGCGTACGTCTTCGACTTCGACGGCACGTCGTGGGCCGAAACCGCCATCCTACGCGCGAGCAACGGCGGTGCGGGCGACTTCTTCGGTTTCTCCGTGTCGCTCTCGGGCGGCCGCGCCCTCGTCGGCGCGCTTGGGGAGGACGGCCCGACGGGCGGCACGAGATCCTCTGGGGCGGCGTACGTCTTCGACTTCGACGGCACGTCGTGGGCCGAGACCGCCGTGCTCCGCGCGAACGACGCCGAGGTGGACGACCAGTTCGGGTCCTCCGTGTCGCTCTCGGGCGACCGCGCCCTCGTCGGCGCGCCTGGGGAGCGCGGCGCGTCGAACGGCACGAGCGGCTCTGTTGCGGCCTACGTCTTCGAGCTCTCCGGCGGGGCATGGGCCGAGACCGCCGTGCTCCGCGCGAACGACGCCGAGGTGGGCGACATATTTAGAGTCGCGGTGTCGCTCTCGGGCGACCGCGCCCTCGTCAGCGCGTACTTGCTGGACTTCCCGGAGAACTACGAGAACGCCTCTGGCGCGGCCTACGTCTTCGAGCTCTCCGGCGGGGCATGGGCCGAGACCGCCGTGCTCCGCGCGAACGACGCCGGGGCTGGCGACTTCTTCGGGTCCTCCGTGTCGCTCTCGGGCGGCCGCGCCCTCGTCGGCGCGCCTGGGGAGGCCGGCCCCAAGGACGGGATGACCTTCTCTGGCGCGGCGTACGACTTCGAAGTGAGCGAACCGCTGACTGCGGTCAGCGATGCCGTCACCATCGCCGAGGACTCTACTGCCGTCATCCCCGTGCTCGACAACGACACCGGAAACGGGCTCACCATCATGTCAGCCTCGGGTGCGAGCCACGGCACGCTCACCGTCCTCTCCTCGGCGTCCGCTCCAGACTCCATCCGTTACGTCCCCGACCCAGACTTCTTTGGGACCGACCAGTTCGTCTATGTGGTCACGAGCGGCGGCGAGCAGGCAACGGCGCTTGTTGATGTCACTATCACGCCGGTCAACGACGCGCCTGTGGCGGTGACCGACGAGGTGACCACGAGCGAAGATGTCACGGTTTCGGTCGATGTGCTCGCCAACGATACGGATCCCGATGGCGATGACCTCTCGATCACTGGCATACCTGAGCAGCCTGACAACGGCGTGGCCGGAATTCAGAACGGACTCCTGGTCTACACACCCAATGCCAACTACCTAGGGGAGGACCTCGTGCTGTACACAGTTAGTGACGGGATTGAAGACACGTTTGGCCGCGTGATGATCACCGTCAACGGGTTAAACGACGCCCCCGTCGCTGTGGACGATGTGGCTGTTACGGACGAGGACGAAGCTGTAACGATCACGGTCCTCGTCAACGACTCCGACCCCGACACAGGCACCGAGCTCGCCATCGTCAACGTCTCGGACCCCTCGAATGGCTCCGTCACGCTCAACGACGACGGGACCATCACCTACACGCCAGAGGCCGATTTCAACGGCACGGACCGCTTCGACTACACCATCGATGATGGCGGCGGCCCTGTCGGCTCTCCCCAAAGCGTTGTGAAGCGGGCGCGCTCCATTGCGACGGTCACGGTCACGGTCCGCCCCGTCAACGACGCGCCTTTGGCGGAGGCCGATGTTGTAAGCACGGTCGAGGACGAGGCTCTGGAAATCGCCGTGCTGGCCAACGATACCGACGCCGATGGCGACGACCTCACGGTCACCGCGCTCGGCGACCCCGCCAGCGGTTCGGTTTCGACCGATGGGACCTCGGTGACCTACACGCCAGAGGCCGACTTCAACGGCACCGACGAGTTCACGTATGTAGTCGCAGACGCCGCTGGCGTCACGGCGCAGGCGACGGTGACAGTCACCATCCGTGCTGTTAACGACGCCCCTGTGTTCACGTCTGAGCCCGTCGCGACCGTCCGTGAGGGCGCGCTCTACCGCTACGACATCGTCGCCACCGATGTCGATGGAGACGATGTGTCGTTCTCAGCCACCGACCTCCCGTCATGGCTCACGCTCACGGGCAACGGCGACAACACAGCGTCTCTTACGGGCACGCCTACAGATTCAGAGGTCGGATCCTACGAGATCGTCCTGACGGCGCAAGATGCGACAGACGCCACCTCCCAGGAGTTCTCGCTCTCGGTGACGGACGAAGAGAACGCGCCAGTAGCCAACGCCGACACGGCGGAGACGCCAGAGGACACCGCGGTGACCGTCGATGTGCTAGCCAACGACACCGATGCCGACAACGACGCGCTGGAGATCTCGGGCGTCTCGGAGGCACCGCAGAACGGGACGGCGGAGCTCGCAGACGGCGGAGTCCGGTACACGCCCGCTGCGGACTTTGTGGGGACGGACGTCTTCCGGTACACCGTCACCGATGGCCGTTTCACGAGCGCGGCGCGGGTCACCGTGACTGTCGGCGGGCGTAATGACGCGCCCATCGCGGTAGACGACGCCGTCTCGACGGCTGAGGACGTGGCTGTCGTCGTGCAGGTGCTCGCCAACGACTCCGACCCCGACGACGGAAGCGCGCTTGCGGTCACGTCGGTCTCCCAGGCCGCTCACGGCACCACGACTGTCGACGACGACGGCGCGGTCACCTATACGCCAGAGGACGACTTCAACGGCACCGACGAGTTCACGTATACCGTCGACGACGGGCAGGGCCCGGTCGGGAGCCCGACGGGGCTTCGGAAGGCGACCTCGCAGGCCACCGTCCGCGTGACGGTCACGCCCGTCAACGACGCGCCCGTCGCGAACGACGACGTGGCGTCCACCGGCGAGGACAACCCCGTGAGCATCGAGGTGCTGGCCAATGACACCGACCCCGACGGCGATGCGCTGAGAGTGAATGCTGCCGGCGGCGCGTCGTTCGGAGATGTCGCCATCTCTGGAGGGATGGTCGTTACTTACACCCCAGATGACGGCTTCACCGGCCAGGACTCCTTCCTGTACACCGTCTTCGACGGCAACGGCGGCACCTCGCAGGCGAGGGTGTCGGTCACGGTCTCCGACCTCTCGCCCGTAGCGCGCGACGACGCGGCGACGACGGTCGAGGACACCGCCGTCTCTATTGACGTGCTCGCCAACGACGAGAGCCGCGTAGGCGAGCCGCTGTCGGTGGCTTCCGTCTCAGGCGCAAGCAACGGGACCGTCTCGGTCGAGAGCGCCGGGACGGTGCTCTACACGCCAGAGGCCGACTTCTCGGGCGAGGACACATTCACGTACGCCACCAGTGACACCGGAGGCTCGGCCTCAGGCACTGTGACGGTCACCGTCACATCGGTCAACGACGCGCCACTGGCCTCAGTCGTCACCGCACCGAGCGGCACGCTCATGCTCTCCGGCGATCAGGGGACACCCGTGCCTCTGGCGTGGAGCGCGGCGACCGACCCCGATGGGGACGCGGTTGATTACCGGTGGGAGCTGGCCTCGACAGCGTCGTTCGCTACGAGGCTCCTTACGGTCACGAGTTCTACGACGAGCGCGGAGACCACCTACGGCGCGCTCGCGGACGCGCTCGCGACCATCGGCATCGGCGCTGGACAGAGCATTGAGGTGTTCCAACGCGTGGTGAGCTCAGACGGAACGCTGGAGACGGCGGGGACGGCGTCGGCGCTGACCATCGAGCGTGGCGTGATGACGGCTGGCGAAGACTCCGCGCCTCTGGCGTTCGGCCTCTCCGCAGGGGCGCCGAACCCGACGCGCGGCGCGCTGACGGTGCTCGTAGACCTACCGAGTGCGTCTGCCATTCACGTCGAGGTCTTCGACCTGCTCGGCCGTCAGATGCACGAAATGGAGGCGCAGTTAGCGGCAGGCAGAGACGTAGCACTTGCTATTGACCTTAGCGCGCTGCAACCGGGCATCTACGCCTATCGCGTGACGGCGTCGCTGCCCACGGGCGAGGAGGTACGGGCAGGGCGGGTGACACTCGTCCGCTAA
- a CDS encoding IS110 family transposase: protein MTPHLPETGASETTCFLGIDVGKEQLDLALLTPDGRTHAKTARNDDAGHAALLRWLGRFTDTLSGVHACLEASGGYEDAAAVALHEAGLAVSVVNPRRTAAYADVQLRRSKTDRGDAALLARFCERERPALWTPPSDEARVLRQLTRGLDAIKRDRDRTRARRRRMPEGRPRDAMDAVLVTYKEQIKAIEAAIEAHLAEHPELARQRDLLVTIPGVAAQTAAIVIAELGDASAFKSARSVAAYAGLVPRHYQSGTSVRRHPRLSKVGNARLRRAMYFPAISAMRHNDAVRALAERMQAKGKSKMSVVGASMRKLVQICYGVLVSERPFDASLHPAP, encoded by the coding sequence ATGACACCGCACCTACCGGAGACCGGGGCCTCCGAGACCACCTGCTTCCTCGGCATCGATGTCGGCAAGGAGCAGCTCGACTTGGCCCTCCTCACGCCCGACGGGCGCACGCACGCCAAGACGGCGCGCAACGACGACGCCGGCCACGCTGCGCTCCTGCGTTGGCTGGGTCGCTTCACCGACACGCTGAGCGGCGTCCACGCCTGCCTGGAGGCCTCGGGAGGCTACGAGGACGCCGCCGCGGTCGCGCTTCATGAGGCCGGCCTCGCCGTCTCGGTCGTCAATCCACGTCGAACGGCGGCTTACGCGGATGTCCAGTTGCGTCGGAGCAAGACCGACCGCGGCGACGCGGCGCTGCTGGCTCGGTTCTGCGAGCGCGAGCGCCCTGCACTCTGGACGCCACCTTCGGACGAAGCGCGAGTGCTCCGCCAGCTCACGCGCGGGCTCGATGCCATCAAGCGCGACCGAGACCGGACGCGGGCACGTCGGCGCCGGATGCCTGAGGGACGCCCGCGCGACGCGATGGACGCGGTCCTGGTGACGTACAAGGAGCAGATCAAAGCCATCGAAGCGGCGATCGAAGCGCACCTGGCTGAGCACCCCGAGCTCGCGCGGCAGCGGGACCTGCTGGTGACCATCCCCGGCGTGGCTGCGCAGACGGCCGCGATCGTGATCGCGGAGCTCGGCGACGCCTCGGCCTTCAAGAGCGCGCGGAGCGTGGCCGCCTACGCGGGGCTCGTTCCTCGCCACTACCAGTCGGGCACGTCGGTCCGGCGTCACCCGCGGCTCTCGAAGGTGGGCAACGCGCGGTTGAGGCGAGCGATGTACTTCCCGGCGATCTCGGCGATGCGTCACAACGACGCCGTGCGGGCGCTCGCCGAGCGGATGCAGGCGAAGGGCAAGTCGAAGATGTCCGTCGTGGGCGCGTCGATGCGGAAGCTGGTCCAGATTTGCTACGGCGTGCTGGTGAGCGAGCGGCCCTTTGACGCCTCATTGCACCCGGCCCCTTGA
- a CDS encoding LexA family protein, which produces MEAPQAYRPPDRGLPNHRLRVVSSVSAAEVLPLAAIPVASCSVSAGFPSPADDYVEGSLDLHELLGVTAPHCYFMRVEGVSMTEAGIYDGDVVLVNRAVEPHTGCVVVACLDGEMVLKRLIKDKRGVRLMAEHKGYAPIEVGEEQELVVWGVVTFSIHDLRVRGAYAKLERATAA; this is translated from the coding sequence ATGGAAGCCCCTCAGGCGTACCGCCCACCGGACCGCGGCCTCCCCAACCACCGTCTCCGCGTCGTCTCTTCCGTCTCCGCCGCCGAGGTGCTGCCTCTGGCGGCGATCCCCGTCGCGAGCTGCAGCGTCTCCGCCGGCTTCCCCTCCCCCGCCGACGACTACGTCGAGGGCTCGCTCGACCTCCACGAGCTGCTCGGCGTGACGGCGCCGCACTGCTACTTCATGCGCGTCGAGGGCGTGAGCATGACCGAGGCGGGGATCTACGACGGCGACGTCGTCCTCGTCAACCGCGCCGTCGAGCCGCACACGGGCTGCGTCGTCGTGGCGTGCCTGGACGGGGAGATGGTGCTGAAGCGGCTCATCAAGGACAAGCGCGGCGTCCGCCTTATGGCCGAGCACAAGGGGTACGCGCCCATCGAGGTGGGCGAGGAGCAGGAGCTCGTGGTCTGGGGCGTGGTGACGTTCTCGATCCACGACCTCCGGGTGCGGGGCGCGTACGCGAAGCTGGAGCGAGCGACGGCGGCATGA
- a CDS encoding ArdC-like ssDNA-binding domain-containing protein translates to MNDTIIPTTAAGQLGFSFTAAGDRTAGQRRADEASARLAAGFDAVREDPQRLKGYLAFCARFTDYSARNKLLLYLQNPQARHCMGFRSWKAHGRQVKRGERGLTVLAPLLRRPSAAEVASGADPDRRVPYGFRAVVVFDYAQTRAVADDALVYVPPAERLDAAGPAGLVPRIEAAVRAVGYEVVTTDTGYADGRCRFGAKTVEVRAGLSPADRAAVLAHELAHAVAHAPGALDTDEASGGQRRPSRASCELQAEGAAYVALAALGLDTARCSLPYLKGWAGGCDDALSAELSAIDRIVTHLLELMCIGPVSL, encoded by the coding sequence ATGAACGACACCATCATCCCCACGACCGCCGCCGGCCAGCTCGGCTTCTCCTTCACCGCCGCAGGCGACCGCACGGCCGGGCAGCGCCGCGCCGACGAGGCGAGCGCGCGGCTCGCAGCGGGCTTCGACGCCGTCCGCGAGGACCCCCAGCGCCTCAAAGGCTACCTCGCCTTCTGCGCCCGCTTCACGGACTACAGCGCGCGGAATAAGCTGCTGCTTTATCTCCAGAACCCCCAGGCCCGGCACTGCATGGGCTTCCGGTCGTGGAAGGCGCACGGGCGCCAGGTCAAGCGCGGCGAGCGGGGCCTGACGGTCCTCGCCCCGCTCTTGCGCCGGCCGTCCGCGGCCGAGGTCGCCTCGGGCGCCGACCCGGACCGCCGGGTGCCGTACGGCTTCCGCGCCGTCGTGGTCTTCGACTACGCGCAGACGCGGGCGGTGGCGGACGACGCGCTCGTCTACGTGCCGCCGGCCGAGCGCCTGGACGCGGCCGGACCCGCCGGGCTCGTGCCCCGCATTGAGGCCGCGGTCCGCGCCGTCGGCTACGAGGTGGTCACGACGGACACGGGGTACGCCGACGGGCGGTGCCGCTTCGGCGCGAAGACCGTCGAGGTCCGGGCGGGGCTGTCGCCTGCGGACCGGGCCGCTGTGCTGGCCCACGAGCTCGCGCACGCCGTCGCCCACGCTCCCGGTGCCCTCGACACGGACGAGGCCTCTGGCGGCCAGAGGAGGCCGTCCAGGGCCTCGTGCGAACTCCAGGCCGAGGGCGCGGCCTACGTCGCGCTGGCCGCGCTGGGGCTCGACACGGCGCGGTGCTCGCTGCCGTACCTGAAGGGCTGGGCCGGCGGCTGCGACGACGCGCTGAGCGCCGAGCTCTCGGCCATCGACCGGATCGTAACCCACCTCCTCGAGCTCATGTGCATCGGCCCTGTATCGCTTTAG
- a CDS encoding Panacea domain-containing protein, with the protein MHTASDIARYFIWRTEPEEGDVMTNLKLQKLLYYSQGLHLALREEPLFEDPIEAWQYGPVVPDVYHEYKQYGRGAIPEPEGFDLTDYDADVQEVLDEVFSVYGQYTATALMKFTHNEAPWKETERSAVITRDSIKAYFDTQVVGA; encoded by the coding sequence ATGCATACTGCCTCTGACATCGCTCGCTACTTTATCTGGCGCACTGAGCCAGAAGAGGGTGATGTGATGACGAACCTCAAGCTCCAGAAGCTTCTTTACTACTCCCAGGGTCTACACCTCGCTTTGCGAGAGGAACCGTTGTTTGAAGACCCAATTGAAGCATGGCAGTATGGACCTGTGGTCCCAGACGTATATCATGAGTACAAGCAGTACGGGCGTGGTGCTATTCCGGAGCCAGAAGGCTTCGATCTCACAGACTATGACGCGGATGTACAGGAGGTGTTAGATGAGGTGTTTTCTGTATATGGGCAGTACACCGCGACTGCGCTGATGAAGTTCACTCACAACGAGGCCCCATGGAAAGAGACCGAGCGTAGTGCAGTGATTACACGCGATTCAATCAAGGCGTACTTCGATACTCAGGTCGTTGGCGCGTAG